From Nocardioides sp. HDW12B, the proteins below share one genomic window:
- a CDS encoding LLM class F420-dependent oxidoreductase produces the protein MKLGLQLGYWGARPPEGVAEMVAEAERCGFDAVFTAEAWGSDAFTPLAWWGKDTERLRLGTSIVQMSGRTPTSIAMHTLTLDHLSNGRVILGMGVSGPQVVEGWYGQPFSKPLARTREVVDIIRQVLARQGPVTNDGPHYPLPFHGEGSVGLGKPLKPITHPLRADVPIWLGAEGPKNVAQTAEIADGWLPIFYSPASADMYRPWLAEGFAREGARHTPETFEIAATCHLEVTDDRPRALEAMKPFAALYMGGMGAKEANFHKQVFERMGYADTADRVQELYLDGRKDEATALIPDELVDDIHIIGDAALVKDRVQQWEDAGVTTLLLSCRSADEIRQVAEVVLG, from the coding sequence ATGAAACTGGGTCTGCAGCTGGGGTACTGGGGAGCGCGACCGCCGGAGGGCGTCGCCGAGATGGTCGCGGAGGCGGAGCGCTGCGGCTTCGACGCCGTCTTCACCGCCGAGGCGTGGGGGAGCGACGCGTTCACCCCGCTGGCGTGGTGGGGCAAGGACACCGAGCGGCTGCGGCTCGGCACCTCCATCGTGCAGATGTCGGGACGCACGCCGACCTCGATCGCCATGCACACGCTGACGCTCGACCACCTCTCGAACGGCCGCGTCATCCTCGGCATGGGCGTCTCGGGTCCGCAGGTGGTGGAGGGCTGGTACGGCCAGCCGTTCTCCAAGCCGCTGGCCCGCACCCGCGAGGTCGTCGACATCATCCGCCAGGTCCTCGCCCGGCAGGGCCCGGTCACCAACGACGGCCCGCACTACCCGCTGCCGTTCCACGGCGAGGGCTCGGTCGGTCTCGGCAAGCCACTGAAGCCGATCACCCACCCGCTGCGCGCTGACGTCCCGATCTGGCTCGGCGCGGAGGGCCCCAAGAACGTCGCCCAGACCGCCGAGATCGCCGACGGCTGGCTCCCGATCTTCTACTCCCCGGCCTCGGCCGACATGTACCGCCCGTGGCTGGCCGAGGGATTCGCCCGCGAGGGCGCGCGGCACACGCCCGAGACGTTCGAGATCGCCGCCACCTGCCACCTCGAGGTCACCGACGACCGGCCCCGCGCCCTCGAGGCGATGAAGCCGTTCGCGGCGCTCTACATGGGCGGGATGGGCGCGAAGGAGGCGAACTTCCACAAGCAGGTCTTCGAGCGGATGGGGTACGCCGACACCGCCGACCGGGTCCAGGAGCTCTACCTCGACGGCCGCAAGGACGAGGCGACCGCCCTCATCCCCGACGAGCTCGTCGACGACATCCACATCATCGGCGACGCCGCCCTCGTCAAGGACCGCGTGCAGCAGTGGGAGGACGCCGGGGTGACGACCTTGCTGCTCTCGTGCCGCTCGGCCGACGAGATCCGACAGGTGGCCGAGGTCGTGCTGGGGTGA
- a CDS encoding thiolase domain-containing protein, with protein sequence MARDVAVVGFAQRQTAHFDGSPSMVELLVPIFGELWEQTGWTKDDIGFWCSGSSDYLAGRAFSFVSAVDAIGTLPPVNESHVEMDAAWALYEAWVKIQTGEVDTAVVYGFGKSSAGVLRRVLALQLDPYVLTPLWPDTVSIAAMQARLGLESGAWSQEDLASVVARSRSDARANPWAILSGEHEVDDLLAEPMFADPLRKHDCAPVTDGAAAIVLAAEDRARDVHDAPAWITGLEHRSDGQNLSLRDLARAPSAAGAASRLDLAGVEVAELHAPFSHQELMLRAELGLNGSTAISPSGGSLSGNPMFTGGLIRIGEAARRIHDGSASRVLGHATSGPALQQNLLCVMGATPGGN encoded by the coding sequence ATGGCGCGCGACGTGGCCGTGGTGGGCTTCGCCCAGCGGCAGACGGCTCACTTCGACGGGTCCCCGTCGATGGTCGAGCTGCTGGTGCCGATCTTCGGCGAGCTGTGGGAGCAGACCGGCTGGACGAAGGACGACATCGGCTTCTGGTGCTCGGGGTCCTCGGACTACCTGGCCGGGCGGGCGTTCTCGTTCGTCTCCGCGGTGGACGCGATCGGCACGCTGCCGCCGGTCAACGAGTCGCACGTCGAGATGGACGCGGCGTGGGCGCTCTACGAGGCGTGGGTGAAGATCCAGACCGGCGAGGTCGACACCGCGGTCGTCTACGGCTTCGGCAAGTCGTCGGCCGGCGTGCTGCGGCGCGTGCTGGCGCTGCAGCTCGACCCCTACGTGCTCACGCCGCTGTGGCCGGACACGGTCTCGATCGCGGCGATGCAGGCACGGCTCGGGCTCGAGTCCGGGGCCTGGTCGCAGGAGGACCTGGCGTCCGTGGTGGCTCGCTCCCGCTCGGACGCGCGCGCCAACCCGTGGGCGATCTTGTCAGGTGAACACGAAGTCGACGACCTGCTCGCCGAGCCGATGTTCGCCGATCCGCTGCGCAAGCACGACTGCGCCCCGGTGACCGACGGCGCGGCAGCGATCGTGCTGGCCGCCGAAGACCGCGCGCGCGACGTGCACGACGCTCCGGCGTGGATCACCGGTCTCGAGCACCGCTCGGACGGGCAGAACCTGTCGCTCCGCGACCTGGCGCGCGCCCCGTCCGCGGCCGGAGCGGCCTCGCGGCTCGACCTCGCGGGGGTGGAGGTCGCCGAGCTGCACGCGCCGTTCAGCCACCAGGAGCTGATGCTGCGTGCCGAGCTCGGACTCAACGGCAGTACGGCGATCAGCCCGTCGGGCGGCTCGCTGTCGGGCAACCCGATGTTCACCGGGGGGCTGATCCGGATCGGCGAGGCGGCGCGACGCATCCACGACGGCTCGGCGAGCAGGGTCCTGGGCCACGCGACGTCCGGCCCGGCGCTGCAGCAGAACCTGCTGTGCGTCATGGGCGCGACCCCGGGAGGGAACTGA
- a CDS encoding cytochrome P450 produces MSAPQPGFDPTDPDVNEAGFPHEQLAQMRRTAPVSWVEQVPEAYAGFENAPGYWAVSRHADVAAVSKDNKNFSTRENGAIIRFAPDMTREQVEVQSVMLINHDAPEHTRYRQVISRGFTPRAINALRDDLEKRTHQIVAAARDKGHGNFVEDIAAELPLQAIADLLGVPQEDRAKLFDWSNQMMGYDDPEYDVDPEAASIEILMYFMAMAEDRKANPRDDLVTKLISADVDGHELSADEFGYFVILLTVAGNETTRNAITHGMHAFFQNPDQWELFKAERPASTYDEVIRWATPVTVFQRTALNDCQVGGQAVRKGERVGLFYASANHDEDVFTDPHRFDITRTPNPHVAFGGHGAHYCIGANLARMEVELAFNIIADLIPDIAQAGEPRRLRHGWINGIKELQVTY; encoded by the coding sequence GTGAGCGCACCCCAGCCCGGCTTCGACCCCACCGACCCCGACGTCAACGAGGCCGGGTTCCCTCACGAGCAGCTGGCGCAGATGCGTCGTACGGCGCCCGTGTCGTGGGTCGAGCAGGTCCCCGAGGCCTACGCGGGCTTCGAGAACGCCCCGGGCTACTGGGCGGTGAGCCGGCACGCCGACGTGGCGGCGGTGTCGAAGGACAACAAGAACTTCTCCACCCGCGAGAACGGCGCCATCATCCGCTTCGCGCCCGACATGACGCGCGAGCAGGTCGAGGTCCAGAGCGTCATGCTCATCAACCACGACGCCCCCGAGCACACCCGCTACCGCCAGGTCATCTCGCGCGGCTTCACTCCGCGGGCGATCAACGCGCTGCGCGACGACCTCGAGAAGCGCACCCACCAGATCGTCGCCGCCGCCCGCGACAAGGGGCACGGCAACTTCGTCGAGGACATCGCCGCCGAGCTGCCGCTCCAGGCGATCGCCGACCTGCTCGGCGTGCCCCAGGAGGACCGGGCCAAGCTCTTCGACTGGTCGAACCAGATGATGGGCTACGACGACCCGGAGTACGACGTCGACCCCGAGGCCGCCTCGATCGAGATCCTCATGTACTTCATGGCGATGGCCGAGGACCGCAAGGCCAACCCCCGCGACGACCTCGTGACCAAGCTGATCAGCGCCGACGTCGACGGCCACGAGCTGAGCGCCGACGAGTTCGGCTACTTCGTCATCCTGCTGACCGTCGCCGGCAACGAGACCACCCGCAACGCGATCACCCACGGCATGCACGCCTTCTTCCAGAACCCCGACCAGTGGGAGCTGTTCAAGGCCGAGCGGCCCGCGTCGACGTACGACGAGGTGATCCGCTGGGCGACCCCGGTCACCGTCTTCCAGCGCACCGCACTCAACGACTGCCAGGTCGGCGGACAGGCCGTGCGCAAGGGCGAGCGCGTGGGGCTGTTCTACGCCTCGGCCAACCACGACGAGGACGTCTTCACCGACCCGCACCGCTTCGACATCACGCGGACGCCCAACCCGCACGTCGCGTTCGGCGGGCACGGCGCGCACTACTGCATCGGGGCGAACCTCGCGCGGATGGAGGTCGAGCTCGCCTTCAACATCATCGCCGACCTGATCCCCGACATCGCCCAGGCAGGCGAGCCCCGCCGACTGCGGCACGGGTGGATCAACGGGATCAAGGAGCTCCAGGTCACCTACTGA
- a CDS encoding MOSC domain-containing protein: MSSRVTAVCVVHEVRPGWYHDTAIDKRPASGRVAVGPLGLDGDTQIDSSHGGPDAAVYVYADEDAAHFAEVLGREVPAGFFGENLRVSGLDVTGAQIGERWRVGEVELEVRKPRTPCKNLAQRVGVDGFHLDFNATGRVGAMCRVVREGSVGAGDEVEVLDRPAHDVTVADLATGLTGPQAAALLDSGVALADKVRAKARRVRARASTGDD, translated from the coding sequence ATGTCGTCGAGGGTGACCGCGGTGTGCGTCGTCCACGAGGTGCGCCCGGGGTGGTACCACGACACCGCCATCGACAAGCGTCCCGCCTCCGGTCGCGTTGCGGTCGGCCCGCTGGGGCTGGACGGCGACACGCAGATCGACTCGAGCCACGGCGGTCCCGACGCCGCGGTCTACGTGTACGCCGACGAGGACGCGGCCCACTTCGCCGAGGTCCTGGGGCGCGAGGTGCCGGCCGGGTTCTTCGGGGAGAACCTGCGGGTGTCCGGCCTCGACGTGACCGGCGCCCAGATCGGCGAGCGCTGGCGCGTGGGCGAGGTGGAGCTCGAGGTCCGCAAGCCCCGCACGCCGTGCAAGAACCTCGCGCAGCGGGTCGGCGTGGACGGCTTCCACCTCGACTTCAACGCCACCGGACGCGTCGGCGCGATGTGCCGGGTGGTGCGTGAGGGCAGCGTCGGGGCCGGCGACGAGGTCGAGGTGCTCGACCGCCCGGCCCACGACGTCACGGTCGCGGATCTCGCGACCGGCTTGACAGGTCCGCAGGCCGCGGCGCTGCTCGACTCCGGGGTCGCCCTGGCCGACAAGGTGCGCGCGAAGGCCCGGCGCGTGAGAGCCCGCGCGAGCACCGGGGACGACTGA
- a CDS encoding OB-fold nucleic acid binding domain-containing protein, which translates to MTAAPATDSGRVLSAPLRVAFDYTRSTGPVLGAFMTGLRERRVVGIRTSDDRVVVPPVEFDPVTYAPLSTDDLVPVADHGTVVTWTWVSEPVAGQPVAEPFAFALITLDGATAPLLHAVKASGPSALTTGMTVRAVWSDTPQGHITDIRFFEPVAAAGRERYGATEPGAEGAAPAVDGPGPRATKERGWLDGATPSGAGNAPTASESDPVTGIVTPVELDYVYEASPEESAFFRGLAEGRILGQRCPACQKVYVPPRGACPVDGVPTTDEVELPDHGIVTTYCVVNVPFLGQKITPPYVSAYVLLEGADIGFLHLIQGVAADEVRMGMRVKAVWKPREEWGTTVENILHFEPTGEPDADFESFRAHL; encoded by the coding sequence ATGACCGCCGCCCCCGCCACCGACTCCGGTCGCGTCCTGTCGGCCCCCCTCCGGGTGGCCTTCGACTACACCCGCTCGACCGGACCGGTCCTCGGCGCCTTCATGACCGGCCTGCGCGAGCGCCGCGTCGTCGGCATCCGTACGTCGGACGACCGCGTCGTCGTCCCCCCGGTCGAGTTCGACCCCGTCACCTACGCCCCCCTGAGCACCGACGACCTCGTCCCCGTCGCCGACCACGGCACGGTCGTCACCTGGACCTGGGTGTCCGAGCCCGTCGCCGGCCAGCCCGTCGCCGAGCCCTTCGCCTTCGCCCTCATCACCCTCGACGGCGCCACCGCCCCCCTCCTCCACGCCGTCAAGGCCTCCGGCCCCTCCGCCCTCACCACCGGCATGACGGTCCGCGCCGTCTGGTCCGACACCCCCCAGGGCCACATCACCGACATCCGCTTCTTCGAACCCGTCGCGGCGGCTGGCAGGGAACGGTACGGGGCTACGGAGCCGGGCGCCGAGGGTGCCGCGCCGGCCGTGGATGGGCCTGGCCCCCGAGCGACGAAGGAGCGAGGGTGGTTGGACGGCGCGACCCCCTCGGGCGCAGGCAACGCGCCCACCGCCTCCGAGTCCGACCCCGTGACCGGGATCGTCACCCCCGTCGAGCTCGACTACGTCTACGAGGCCTCCCCCGAGGAGTCCGCGTTCTTCCGCGGCCTCGCCGAGGGCCGGATCCTCGGCCAGCGCTGCCCGGCGTGCCAGAAGGTCTACGTCCCGCCCCGCGGCGCCTGCCCGGTCGACGGAGTGCCGACGACCGACGAGGTCGAGCTGCCCGACCACGGCATCGTGACGACGTACTGCGTGGTGAACGTGCCGTTCCTGGGCCAGAAGATCACGCCGCCGTACGTCTCGGCGTACGTGCTGCTCGAGGGCGCGGACATCGGCTTCCTGCACCTCATCCAGGGCGTCGCCGCCGACGAGGTGCGGATGGGGATGCGCGTGAAGGCGGTGTGGAAGCCACGTGAGGAGTGGGGCACGACGGTGGAGAACATCCTGCACTTCGAGCCGACCGGGGAGCCGGACGCCGACTTCGAGTCGTTCCGGGCGCACCTCTGA
- a CDS encoding DUF2157 domain-containing protein, producing the protein MSTSSPVRATQPPLPEQHPTHPVTPGHLTWLSSQVVEWQREGLIAPWQAQALVTRYHATRTLGLARLLLALGAVFVGFGLIWLVAANLDRFTPLTRFGVVATIWVAVTVGAELLAARRAHGGPVPSPVVHAGRLLAALLFGAVVFQAAQSLQVPAYEPRLVGVWALGALLHGYLVRAAAPVVLGVTAGFTWLVWSAALDEPTVLGILLVICAAGVGAVAVATLHDRSGPRPAGAPDLASPWRVAGVVVLLGALFAAALPFVEGHAAVWTPRLVTTVVVATLLALAAVVVTLRSPVEPVETRRRLAWEPLAALGVTGLAVVLVLWDAGADASDVGLVDWAHAAVAVLGYLAVSAGVAALGVLRDRTELTVIALVALVLFTTVQSFAVFAQIIDGAWLFLLMGLILAGSGWLADRGRRQLAKTLGDDSPGAVRPTASDSTVRPEQGDLR; encoded by the coding sequence ATGAGCACCTCATCTCCCGTGCGGGCCACCCAGCCCCCGCTGCCTGAGCAGCACCCCACGCACCCGGTCACGCCCGGCCACCTCACGTGGTTGAGCTCGCAGGTCGTCGAGTGGCAGCGCGAGGGGCTGATCGCGCCGTGGCAGGCGCAGGCCCTCGTGACCCGCTACCACGCCACCCGCACCCTCGGCCTCGCCCGGCTGCTCCTCGCGCTCGGCGCGGTCTTCGTCGGCTTCGGCCTGATCTGGCTGGTCGCGGCCAACCTCGACCGGTTCACGCCGCTGACCCGCTTCGGCGTCGTCGCGACGATCTGGGTCGCGGTCACGGTCGGTGCCGAGCTGCTCGCGGCCCGCCGGGCCCACGGCGGCCCGGTGCCCTCACCCGTGGTGCACGCCGGACGGCTGCTGGCGGCGCTGCTCTTCGGAGCGGTCGTCTTCCAGGCCGCGCAGAGCCTCCAGGTGCCGGCGTACGAGCCGCGGCTGGTCGGGGTCTGGGCGCTCGGAGCACTGCTGCACGGCTACCTCGTGCGCGCCGCGGCGCCGGTCGTGCTCGGCGTCACCGCCGGGTTCACCTGGCTGGTGTGGAGCGCCGCGCTGGACGAGCCGACGGTGCTCGGCATCCTGCTCGTGATCTGCGCCGCGGGCGTCGGTGCGGTCGCTGTCGCCACCCTCCACGACCGGTCCGGGCCACGCCCCGCCGGCGCCCCCGACCTGGCGAGCCCGTGGCGGGTGGCCGGCGTCGTCGTCCTCCTCGGCGCCCTGTTCGCGGCCGCCCTGCCCTTCGTCGAGGGCCACGCCGCCGTCTGGACCCCGCGGCTCGTCACCACCGTCGTCGTTGCGACACTGCTCGCCCTCGCCGCGGTCGTCGTCACCCTTCGTTCGCCGGTCGAGCCTGTCGAGACCCGTCGCCGGCTGGCCTGGGAGCCGCTCGCCGCCCTCGGCGTCACCGGCCTGGCCGTCGTCCTCGTCCTCTGGGACGCGGGCGCCGACGCCAGCGACGTCGGGCTGGTCGACTGGGCCCACGCCGCCGTCGCGGTGCTCGGCTACCTCGCCGTCAGCGCCGGGGTCGCCGCCCTGGGGGTGCTGCGCGACCGCACCGAGCTGACCGTCATCGCGCTCGTCGCGCTGGTGCTGTTCACCACCGTGCAGAGCTTCGCGGTCTTCGCCCAGATCATCGACGGCGCCTGGCTGTTCCTGCTCATGGGACTGATCCTCGCCGGCTCCGGCTGGCTGGCCGACCGGGGACGACGTCAGCTCGCCAAGACGCTCGGCGACGACTCCCCCGGTGCAGTCCGGCCGACCGCCTCCGACTCCACCGTCCGCCCCGAGCAGGGAGACCTCCGATGA
- a CDS encoding GDYXXLXY domain-containing protein: MTRLTQLPTTHRLAVTLPVLLLAQLGLVAAGSWPQLSARTTGEEIQLRVRPVDPIDPFRGAYVALNYPDLRVNGARGRDGGLGSMEDGENGTVYVTLRDDGDVWVAEDWTRERPDDGTYLRCDDRYWQIRCGIESWFLPQDEALALEKAVQRGTVVATVKVDGRGNAAIVGVSQD; this comes from the coding sequence ATGACCCGCCTGACCCAGTTGCCCACCACCCACCGGCTCGCTGTCACCCTCCCGGTCCTGCTGCTCGCCCAGCTCGGCCTGGTCGCCGCCGGCAGCTGGCCCCAGCTCTCGGCCCGCACCACGGGCGAGGAGATCCAGCTCCGGGTCCGACCGGTCGACCCCATCGACCCGTTCCGCGGCGCCTACGTCGCGCTGAACTACCCCGACCTGCGGGTGAACGGCGCCCGGGGCAGGGACGGTGGGCTGGGGTCGATGGAGGACGGGGAGAACGGCACCGTCTACGTCACCCTGCGCGACGACGGCGACGTCTGGGTCGCCGAGGACTGGACGCGCGAGCGGCCCGACGACGGCACGTACCTGCGCTGCGACGACCGCTACTGGCAGATCCGCTGCGGCATCGAGAGCTGGTTCCTGCCGCAGGACGAGGCCCTGGCGCTGGAGAAGGCGGTCCAGCGCGGCACCGTGGTCGCCACCGTCAAGGTCGACGGGCGCGGCAACGCCGCGATCGTCGGCGTCAGCCAGGACTGA
- a CDS encoding steroid 3-ketoacyl-CoA thiolase yields the protein MGNPVIVDAVRTPIGKRKGHLAGLHAQETLAAVYHALIERSGVPADEVEQVIGGCVTQAGEQSSALVRRAWLLAGLPRHTAGTTIDAQCSSAQQSTHLVAGLIHAGVIDTGIACGVEMMTRVPLGANIPTGTGSPRAPGWDVDLPNQFEGADRIARDRGLTRADLDAFGLASQHKARVAVDEGRFKREIAPVEAPELDAEGQPTGRTRLVEVDQGLRETTAEGLAGLRTVLDDGFHTAGTSSQISDGASAVLLMDEEKARSLGLTPRARIVSQCLVGSDPYYHLDGPVQATERLLARSGRSIDDLDLFEVNEAFASVVLSWAQVHRPDLDRVNVNGGAIALGHPVGSTGTRLITTALHELERRDASSALIAMCAGGAMASGTILERV from the coding sequence GTGGGCAATCCCGTCATCGTCGACGCCGTACGCACCCCGATCGGCAAGCGCAAGGGACACCTCGCCGGCCTGCACGCGCAGGAGACGCTGGCGGCGGTCTACCACGCGCTGATCGAGCGCTCCGGCGTCCCGGCCGACGAGGTCGAGCAGGTCATCGGCGGCTGCGTCACGCAGGCCGGGGAGCAGTCCAGCGCCCTCGTACGCCGAGCCTGGCTGCTGGCCGGGCTCCCCCGGCACACCGCCGGCACCACCATCGACGCCCAGTGCTCCTCGGCCCAGCAGTCCACCCATCTCGTTGCCGGGCTGATCCACGCCGGCGTCATCGACACCGGCATCGCGTGCGGCGTCGAGATGATGACGCGGGTGCCGCTGGGCGCCAACATCCCGACCGGCACAGGCAGCCCCCGCGCCCCCGGCTGGGACGTCGACCTGCCGAACCAGTTCGAGGGCGCCGACCGCATCGCCCGCGACCGCGGCCTGACCCGCGCCGACCTCGACGCCTTCGGGCTGGCCTCGCAGCACAAGGCCCGCGTCGCCGTCGACGAGGGCCGCTTCAAGCGCGAGATCGCCCCGGTCGAGGCGCCGGAGCTCGACGCCGAGGGTCAGCCGACCGGGCGCACCCGGCTGGTCGAGGTCGACCAGGGCCTGCGGGAGACGACGGCCGAGGGCCTGGCCGGGCTGCGGACCGTGCTGGACGACGGCTTCCACACCGCCGGCACCTCCTCGCAGATCTCCGACGGGGCGTCCGCGGTCCTGCTGATGGACGAGGAGAAGGCCCGGTCGCTGGGGCTGACGCCGCGGGCGCGGATCGTCAGCCAGTGCCTCGTCGGGAGCGACCCGTACTACCACCTCGACGGACCGGTGCAGGCGACCGAGCGGTTGCTCGCCCGCAGCGGCCGGTCGATCGACGACCTCGACCTGTTCGAGGTCAACGAGGCCTTCGCCTCCGTGGTGCTGTCGTGGGCGCAGGTGCACCGGCCCGACCTCGACCGGGTGAACGTCAACGGCGGCGCGATCGCGCTCGGGCACCCCGTCGGCTCGACCGGCACCCGCCTCATCACCACCGCGCTGCACGAGCTCGAGCGCCGGGACGCCTCGAGCGCCCTGATCGCCATGTGCGCCGGTGGGGCGATGGCCAGCGGCACCATCCTCGAGCGCGTCTGA
- a CDS encoding thiolase domain-containing protein: protein MGKQLAAVIGVGQTHYRAKRGDVSMAGLCREAVDRAMADANVGFDDIDAVVVGKAPDLFEGVMMPELFLSDALGVPGKPLLRVHTAGSVGGSTANVAASLVQAGIHRRVLAVTFEKQSESNAMWALSVPVPFIMPVHAGAGGYFAPHVRSYIRRSGAPVEVGAIVAAKDRQNANRNEYAHLRNPDVTVESVLASQMLWDPIRYDETCPSSDGACALVISDEDTAAASPNPAWIHGTVMRTEPTTAAERDQVNPQAGQVAAAALWKQAGITDPFAEIDCAEIYVPFSWFEPMWLENLGFAHEGEGWKLTQSGATALDGDLPVNMSGGVLSSNPIGASGMIRFAEAALQVRGAAGEHQVPDARRALGHAYGGGSQFFAMWVVGSARPA, encoded by the coding sequence ATGGGCAAGCAGCTGGCGGCCGTCATCGGCGTGGGCCAGACCCACTACCGGGCCAAGCGCGGCGACGTGTCGATGGCCGGGCTCTGCCGCGAGGCGGTCGACCGGGCGATGGCCGACGCGAACGTCGGCTTCGACGACATCGACGCCGTGGTGGTGGGCAAGGCGCCCGACCTGTTCGAGGGCGTGATGATGCCCGAGCTCTTCCTCAGCGACGCGCTCGGCGTGCCGGGCAAGCCGCTGCTGCGCGTGCACACCGCGGGGTCGGTCGGCGGATCGACCGCCAACGTGGCGGCCTCGCTGGTACAGGCCGGGATCCACCGGCGGGTGCTGGCGGTGACGTTCGAGAAGCAGTCGGAGTCCAACGCGATGTGGGCCCTGTCGGTGCCGGTGCCGTTCATCATGCCGGTGCACGCGGGGGCGGGCGGCTACTTCGCGCCGCACGTGCGCTCCTACATCCGGCGCAGCGGCGCGCCCGTCGAGGTCGGCGCGATCGTGGCCGCCAAGGACCGGCAGAACGCCAACCGCAACGAGTACGCGCACCTGCGCAACCCCGACGTCACCGTCGAGTCGGTGCTGGCCTCGCAGATGCTCTGGGACCCGATCCGCTACGACGAGACGTGCCCGTCCTCCGACGGCGCCTGCGCGCTGGTGATCTCCGACGAGGACACCGCCGCCGCCTCGCCGAACCCGGCCTGGATCCACGGCACGGTGATGCGGACCGAGCCGACCACGGCCGCCGAGCGCGACCAGGTCAACCCGCAGGCCGGCCAGGTCGCGGCCGCGGCGCTGTGGAAGCAGGCCGGGATCACCGACCCGTTCGCCGAGATCGACTGCGCGGAGATCTACGTGCCGTTCTCCTGGTTCGAGCCGATGTGGCTGGAGAACCTCGGCTTCGCCCATGAGGGCGAGGGGTGGAAGCTCACCCAGTCGGGCGCCACCGCGCTCGACGGTGACCTGCCGGTGAACATGTCCGGCGGCGTGCTCTCGTCGAACCCGATCGGTGCGTCCGGGATGATCCGGTTCGCCGAGGCGGCGTTGCAGGTGCGTGGTGCCGCTGGGGAGCACCAGGTGCCGGACGCCCGCCGGGCGCTGGGGCACGCCTACGGCGGGGGCTCGCAGTTCTTCGCGATGTGGGTCGTCGGCTCCGCCCGCCCGGCGTGA
- the map gene encoding type I methionyl aminopeptidase, which produces MIELRTPAEIEQMRPAGRFVADVLTTLSAKVGVGTNLLEIDEMAHAMIRERGAESCYIDYHPSFGASPFGKVICTSVNDAVLHGLPHDYVLRDGDLVSLDFAVSVDGWVADSAVSFVVGTATASDEKLIATSEEALAAGIAAAQPGGKVGDISAAISAVGRAAGYRINTQFGGHGVGRTMHGDPHIPNDGRAGRGFPLKPGLVIAIEPWFLATTDQIFTDPDGWTLRSADGSRGAHSEHTIAITPDGPLVLTARD; this is translated from the coding sequence ATGATCGAGCTTCGTACCCCCGCCGAGATCGAGCAGATGCGCCCCGCCGGGCGCTTCGTCGCCGACGTCCTGACCACCCTGTCCGCGAAGGTCGGGGTGGGCACCAACCTGCTCGAGATCGACGAGATGGCGCACGCCATGATCCGCGAGCGCGGCGCCGAGTCCTGCTACATCGACTACCACCCGTCCTTCGGCGCCAGCCCCTTCGGCAAGGTCATCTGCACCTCCGTCAACGACGCCGTGCTGCACGGGCTCCCCCACGACTACGTGCTGCGCGACGGCGACCTGGTCAGCCTCGACTTCGCCGTGTCGGTCGACGGCTGGGTCGCCGACTCCGCCGTCAGCTTCGTGGTCGGCACCGCCACCGCGAGCGACGAGAAGCTGATCGCCACCTCCGAGGAGGCGCTGGCCGCCGGCATCGCGGCCGCTCAGCCGGGCGGCAAGGTCGGCGACATCTCCGCAGCCATCTCGGCCGTGGGCCGCGCCGCCGGCTACCGCATCAACACGCAGTTCGGCGGGCACGGCGTCGGCCGCACCATGCACGGCGACCCGCACATCCCCAACGACGGCCGCGCCGGGCGCGGGTTCCCCCTCAAGCCGGGCCTGGTCATCGCCATCGAGCCGTGGTTCCTGGCCACCACCGACCAGATCTTCACCGACCCTGACGGCTGGACCCTGCGCAGCGCCGACGGCTCGCGCGGTGCGCACTCCGAGCACACCATCGCCATCACCCCCGACGGCCCGCTCGTCCTCACCGCCCGCGACTGA